In Rhodothermales bacterium, the genomic stretch GGATGGGGGAGGGCTGACGCTCGTCATCCCCAACTCGATTGGGGATCCAGTCTCCCTTTAAGCCTTGCATGGATTACTTCGTAAGTCGCTTCGCTCGTTTCCCGCTTTCGCGAGAGCCTGCCCCCGGCTTTGACCGGGGGATGACGATGCCCCGAAATTCTCACGCCCCACATTCCTTGAACGTTGAACTTTTAATCTTTTAACATCGCATGATCCCTATCGTCGCCGACCTCGTCGCCCAGGGCAAACAGCCCGAGATCCTCTTTTGGGTCGGATGCGCCGGCAGCTTCGATGCTCGCGCGCAGAAGGTGACGCGGGCGTTGTGCCAGATCCTGTCGCATGTCGGGCTGGATTATGCGATTCTGGGGGAAGAAGAGCGCTGCACCGGCGACCCGGCGCGGCGCGCCGGCAACGAGTTCGTCTTCCAGATGTCGGCCCTACAGAATATCGAGACGCTGAATGACTACGGGGTGAAGAAGATCGTTACCGCCTGCCCGCACTGCTTCAACTCGCTCAAGAACGACTATCCGGCATTGGGGGGGCATTACGACGTCATCCATCATACCCAACTCCTCCAGGAGCTGATCGACACCGGCCGGCTTATGCTTCAGGGCGGCGGGAGCTTCAAGGGCAAAAAGATCACCTACCACGACTCGTGTTACCTCGGCCGGGTGAACGCCGTGTACGAGGCGCCGCGCGCGCTGCTCAAGGCGTTGGACGTCGACCTCGTCGAGATGAAACGGTGCAAGACGAAGGGCCTCTGCTGCGGCGCAGGCGGTGCGCAGATGTGGAAGGAGGACGAGCCTGGCGATAAACGCATCAACATCGAACGTGTCGAGGAAGCACTCGAAACCGGCGCCACGGCCATCGCGGCCAACTGTCCGTTCTGCCTGACGATGTTACGGGATGGGGTGAATGCGAAGGGAAAAGAGAGTCAAGTGATGGTCTATGACCTGTCCGAGTTGATCGTGGAGCGCATTTCCGCAAAATGAGCCCTTCCCGCGTGTTTTTCACCCCTTGACTATTCCACTTCCCTGACGTTGTATAGGTGGAACCGTTACCAAGCCATCCCCAACTGCCCAGCCACACACCATGTTCACTGCCTACCCCACCTGCGGCCCTTCTCTTTTTCCATGTGTTGCCGTATTGAGTCTTCTCCTGGTCGCCGGTTGTGCCGGGGGGGCTTCCACGACTCAGACCAGCGCGCCTGAATCCTTCCAGGTCCTGGTTTTCTCCAAAACGGCCGTCTTCCGCCACTCGTCCATCGAGCCAGGTATTGCCGCATTGAAGACCCTGGGGGCGCAGCACGACTTTACCGTGGATGCCACCGAAGACGCCGGCGCCTTCACGCCGGAGAACCTCGCGAACTACGCCGCCGTCATCTTCCTTAGCACCACCGGCGACGTCCTGGACGCCACGCAGCAAACCGCCTTCGAGGGTTACATCCGCGCGGGAGGCGGCTTCGTCGGCATCCACTCGGCGGCCGATACCGAGTACGAGTGGCCGTGGTACGGCGAACTCGTCGGCGGCTACTTCAAACACCACCCGCCGGGGGTGCACCAGGCCGACGTGCA encodes the following:
- a CDS encoding (Fe-S)-binding protein, with amino-acid sequence MIPIVADLVAQGKQPEILFWVGCAGSFDARAQKVTRALCQILSHVGLDYAILGEEERCTGDPARRAGNEFVFQMSALQNIETLNDYGVKKIVTACPHCFNSLKNDYPALGGHYDVIHHTQLLQELIDTGRLMLQGGGSFKGKKITYHDSCYLGRVNAVYEAPRALLKALDVDLVEMKRCKTKGLCCGAGGAQMWKEDEPGDKRINIERVEEALETGATAIAANCPFCLTMLRDGVNAKGKESQVMVYDLSELIVERISAK